One window of the Roseovarius sp. THAF9 genome contains the following:
- a CDS encoding flagellar basal body-associated FliL family protein, with product MGKLIPILMALIGIGAGVGAGIALRPDPAEVVEMHPCGDTDQSQGAHDTSAKDHDADAAEEETTNEYVKLNNQFVVPVVTNDLVNSLVVMSLSVEVAEGQSEVIYAREPKLRDAFLQVLFDHANVGGFEGEFTNANNMDILRASLRETAQGLIGDVVHNILITDIARQDV from the coding sequence ATGGGCAAACTCATTCCAATACTGATGGCACTTATCGGAATAGGCGCTGGTGTGGGCGCAGGGATCGCGCTTCGTCCCGATCCTGCGGAGGTGGTGGAAATGCATCCCTGCGGCGACACCGACCAATCCCAGGGCGCGCATGACACATCCGCAAAGGATCACGACGCCGACGCGGCCGAAGAAGAAACGACAAACGAGTACGTCAAGCTCAACAATCAGTTCGTGGTGCCGGTGGTCACCAATGACCTCGTGAATTCCCTGGTGGTGATGTCGCTGAGCGTCGAAGTGGCTGAAGGTCAATCCGAGGTGATCTATGCCCGAGAACCAAAGCTGCGCGACGCATTCCTGCAAGTGCTTTTCGATCACGCCAATGTCGGCGGCTTCGAGGGCGAGTTCACCAACGCAAACAACATGGACATTCTGCGCGCGTCGCTGCGCGAGACGGCGCAGGGACTCATCGGGGATGTGGTGCATAACATTCTGATCACCGATATCGCCCGCCAGGACGTCTAG
- a CDS encoding flagellar biosynthetic protein FliR, which translates to MSPAAELLSLVEDVLWFHFIVFLRAGPVMALFPGFGERTVPTRFKLVLAIMFTIVIVPALVPALDPVMAAPPPLGWLILSETAVGLVIGIGLRMFLLALQTAGAIAAQSTSLSQILGDAGVTPLPAIGHLLVVGGLALAMILDMHVHVAEMMILTYTLFPVAQLPDPGAVSMWGIRQVSGAFALAFTLAAPFVIVSVLYNITLGVINRAMPQMMVVFVGAPVITGAGIALLFLLAPTMLTLWIEALQAFVVNPFGTR; encoded by the coding sequence ATGAGTCCGGCGGCAGAGCTTTTGTCACTGGTCGAAGACGTGCTTTGGTTTCATTTCATCGTGTTCCTGCGCGCCGGCCCGGTAATGGCACTCTTTCCCGGGTTCGGGGAACGCACGGTGCCGACGCGTTTCAAGCTGGTACTAGCGATCATGTTCACCATCGTGATCGTCCCGGCCTTGGTGCCTGCATTGGACCCGGTGATGGCGGCCCCTCCACCGCTGGGATGGCTTATCCTCTCGGAAACGGCTGTCGGCCTCGTCATCGGGATTGGGCTTCGGATGTTCCTCCTGGCGCTGCAGACGGCCGGTGCGATTGCGGCCCAATCGACCTCGCTTTCGCAGATCTTGGGGGATGCCGGGGTGACGCCACTGCCGGCGATCGGGCATTTGCTGGTCGTCGGCGGGCTTGCCCTGGCAATGATCCTCGACATGCACGTCCACGTGGCCGAAATGATGATCCTGACATATACCCTTTTCCCGGTGGCACAGCTGCCTGATCCGGGGGCTGTCTCGATGTGGGGCATACGTCAGGTTTCCGGCGCCTTTGCCCTGGCGTTTACCCTGGCAGCGCCCTTCGTGATCGTGTCGGTGCTCTACAACATCACGCTTGGCGTGATCAATCGCGCGATGCCGCAAATGATGGTCGTTTTCGTCGGCGCTCCGGTGATCACCGGGGCCGGAATAGCGCTGTTGTTCCTGTTGGCGCCAACGATGCTGACTCTGTGGATCGAGGCGCTTCAGGCCTTCGTCGTCAATCCGTTCGGAACGCGGTGA
- a CDS encoding MotE family protein, protein MKKQARQKRRSAQKGSLVVIAALLISSAMLRIGEGAGQALARDPDNDAIANAGGEGMGKTCQTAEDMQAMLEAFQSREARIEEKEAAIRDRMHALRIADEQVTKKLAQLTEAETQLRETIALAETAAEDDLDRLTRVYETMKPKQAAALFEEMDPNFAAGFLGRMRPEAAAAIMAGLSPEAAHLYSVVLAGRNAGVPKE, encoded by the coding sequence ATGAAAAAGCAGGCAAGACAGAAACGCCGTTCCGCTCAGAAGGGCAGCCTGGTGGTCATCGCCGCGCTGCTGATCTCGTCTGCGATGCTGAGAATCGGCGAAGGTGCGGGGCAGGCGCTTGCACGCGATCCCGATAACGACGCGATCGCAAATGCGGGTGGCGAGGGTATGGGAAAGACCTGCCAGACGGCCGAAGACATGCAAGCGATGCTGGAGGCGTTCCAATCGCGCGAAGCCAGGATCGAGGAAAAGGAAGCCGCGATACGTGACCGTATGCACGCGTTGCGCATCGCCGATGAGCAAGTGACGAAAAAACTTGCGCAATTGACCGAGGCGGAAACACAGCTGCGCGAGACCATCGCGCTCGCAGAGACCGCAGCCGAAGACGACCTGGACCGGCTGACGCGGGTTTACGAAACGATGAAGCCGAAACAGGCAGCAGCCCTGTTCGAAGAGATGGACCCGAATTTTGCCGCCGGTTTCCTGGGCCGGATGCGGCCCGAGGCGGCTGCGGCCATCATGGCCGGCCTCAGCCCCGAGGCCGCGCATCTTTACAGCGTGGTTCTGGCCGGCCGAAACGCGGGTGTTCCAAAGGAATAA
- a CDS encoding flagellar biosynthesis protein FlhB: MSGSQEDDTEKSHEPTQHKLDEARKKGELARSADLNTAAAYGGFLLAALAIGASSVGSVSTAMMVLLGQAGDFADLVFEGPAAGPVGGLLGTIALGLLAWFLIPAVSAMLSVFAQRAFVFAPTKLQPKLSRISPVSNAKNKYGLSGLFEFAKSFAKLFFYSVLLAAYLSLRLPEMAGSLHAEPQVIGALMAKMLIEFLFVVFVIAASIGVVDFIWQHFDHQRKNRMSHREVKEEHKQNEGDPHMKQERRQRATQIASQQMIVEVPGADVVIVNPTHYAVALKWSRLPGAAPICVAKGVDHVALAIRDAAMAHGVPVRSDPPTARAVYAMTQIGDEIDPQHYRAVAAAIRFAEAMRQRARAWS; encoded by the coding sequence ATGTCCGGCTCGCAGGAAGACGATACAGAAAAGTCGCACGAGCCGACACAACACAAGCTGGACGAGGCGCGCAAGAAAGGCGAGTTGGCCCGATCGGCCGACTTGAACACGGCAGCCGCCTATGGGGGCTTTCTTTTGGCCGCACTTGCAATCGGAGCCAGCTCTGTCGGCTCGGTCAGCACGGCAATGATGGTGTTGCTCGGACAGGCGGGCGACTTCGCGGATCTCGTGTTCGAAGGTCCGGCGGCCGGTCCGGTCGGCGGATTGCTGGGGACCATAGCCTTAGGCCTTTTGGCATGGTTTCTGATACCGGCTGTTTCAGCGATGCTCAGTGTCTTTGCACAACGCGCCTTCGTTTTCGCGCCAACCAAGCTGCAGCCCAAGTTGTCCCGGATCAGTCCGGTCTCTAACGCGAAAAACAAGTACGGCCTCTCAGGTCTGTTCGAGTTCGCCAAGAGTTTTGCCAAGCTGTTCTTCTACTCGGTCCTGCTGGCCGCATACCTGTCCCTCAGATTGCCGGAAATGGCAGGCAGCCTGCACGCCGAACCTCAGGTGATCGGGGCGCTGATGGCAAAAATGCTGATCGAGTTTCTGTTCGTGGTCTTCGTGATCGCGGCGTCGATTGGGGTGGTGGATTTTATCTGGCAGCACTTCGATCACCAACGCAAGAACCGGATGTCGCATCGCGAGGTCAAGGAAGAGCACAAGCAGAACGAGGGCGATCCGCATATGAAACAAGAGCGTCGACAACGCGCGACGCAGATCGCCAGCCAGCAGATGATTGTCGAAGTTCCGGGGGCGGACGTGGTTATCGTAAACCCGACACATTATGCCGTGGCCCTGAAATGGAGCCGCCTGCCCGGGGCGGCTCCGATCTGTGTGGCGAAAGGCGTCGATCATGTCGCGCTTGCGATCCGCGATGCGGCGATGGCGCATGGCGTACCGGTGAGGTCCGATCCGCCAACGGCCCGGGCGGTTTACGCGATGACCCAAATCGGCGACGAGATCGATCCGCAGCACTATCGTGCGGTGGCTGCCGCCATCCGGTTTGCCGAGGCGATGCGTCAACGTGCGAGGGCCTGGTCATGA
- the motA gene encoding flagellar motor stator protein MotA, which yields MIGIIGILVIFVMVFGGYLAAGGKLGIILKALPFELMMIGGAAIGAFLISNDMAAVKHTAKDIGKVFKGPKWKPEDYRDLLCMLFELIRLARSNPVAIEEHVEAPDDSSIFGRYPKIQSDKEAVALICDTMRSASMNYDDPHQVEEVLEKRMESTMHHALHSSHALQTMADGLPALGIVAAVLGVIKTMASIDQPPEVLGKMIGGALVGTFLGVFLAYGLVGPFAGKVKAVVEEDAQFYQLIREVLVANLYNHATNICIEVGRQNTPSHCRPSFTDLEEALKAVKQEAA from the coding sequence ATGATTGGCATAATCGGTATTCTCGTCATTTTCGTGATGGTCTTCGGCGGATATCTCGCGGCCGGCGGCAAGCTGGGGATCATTCTCAAGGCCCTGCCGTTCGAATTGATGATGATCGGCGGCGCCGCTATCGGCGCTTTCCTGATCAGCAACGACATGGCTGCGGTCAAGCATACGGCGAAGGATATTGGCAAGGTCTTCAAGGGGCCCAAGTGGAAACCCGAAGATTATCGCGATCTTCTGTGCATGCTGTTCGAGTTGATCCGGCTGGCACGGTCAAATCCGGTGGCGATCGAGGAACATGTCGAGGCGCCGGACGACTCCTCGATCTTCGGGCGCTATCCCAAGATCCAGTCCGACAAGGAGGCGGTGGCGCTGATCTGTGACACGATGCGATCCGCGTCAATGAACTACGACGATCCTCACCAGGTCGAGGAGGTGCTCGAAAAGCGGATGGAGTCGACGATGCATCACGCTTTGCATTCCAGCCACGCGCTTCAGACCATGGCCGACGGTTTGCCGGCATTGGGCATCGTGGCGGCTGTCCTGGGGGTGATCAAAACCATGGCTTCAATCGACCAACCGCCGGAAGTGCTCGGCAAGATGATCGGTGGCGCACTGGTCGGTACATTCCTGGGCGTGTTCCTCGCCTACGGGCTGGTTGGCCCGTTCGCCGGCAAGGTCAAGGCCGTGGTTGAAGAAGACGCGCAATTCTACCAACTGATCCGGGAGGTCCTGGTTGCAAATCTTTACAATCACGCCACCAACATCTGCATAGAGGTCGGTCGCCAGAACACACCATCACATTGCCGCCCCAGCTTTACCGACCTCGAGGAGGCGCTCAAGGCCGTCAAGCAGGAGGCGGCCTGA
- the flhA gene encoding flagellar biosynthesis protein FlhA: MKPLTLENLFQPTVMLALALMAIIVMMVLPMPSWVLDVGLAASFALAILIFTVTLFIERPLDFSSFPTILLASLMLRLSLNVSSTKLIIGEGHTGTDAAGDVIQGFANFVMGGSIFLGLVVFSVLLIVNFMVITKGAARMAEVGARFALDGMPGKQLAIDSDMSAGAIDHTEAKERREREQQETTFFGSLDGASKFVKGDAVAGLLITLLNLVMGLIMGVVVHGMPIGTAFETYAILTVGDGLVTQIPAVVISIASALLLARGGSQGATDIALTAQLGRHPSAMATVAVLMILFALVPGLPFIPFIIGGLALGGTALWLLRTRGLPKEAPVEVDPEVSPASKSLGDILDLDDIHVEFAPDLVNMVLDPGTGLDARIDNMRRHVASYFGLILPEIRLTDEPALPQGTYVLRIQGVEQARAVLRLDHVLALDPESAPGLPSGENVREPVYDAPARWIPEVDQTDAALSGVTLVNPAEVLATHLLEVIKRNLGRLLTMKAMRRLLDEMVNLSNPARAEANRKLLDEMIPDRVPTDLLHQVLRLLLAEQVSIRNLPLILEAVAEGRQVHAHPEMICEHVRQRLGFQLVANLQREDGSLPLLQLAPEWEDTFSTYQVESDRGRPDVALPPELFNVLTSSVADAVSDAGERGVFPAIVTSTPRRRFLRTVLTAKSISNPVLSFEEIGADARPALVGVVPA; the protein is encoded by the coding sequence ATGAAGCCCCTGACACTCGAGAACTTGTTTCAGCCGACAGTTATGCTGGCTTTGGCTCTGATGGCCATCATCGTCATGATGGTTCTGCCCATGCCGTCCTGGGTGCTGGACGTGGGTCTTGCGGCTTCTTTCGCGCTGGCCATTTTGATCTTCACCGTCACGCTATTCATCGAGCGACCGCTCGATTTCTCGTCGTTCCCCACGATTTTACTCGCGTCTCTGATGCTGAGATTGTCGCTGAATGTTTCTTCGACCAAGCTCATCATCGGCGAAGGGCACACCGGCACTGACGCCGCAGGAGACGTCATTCAAGGCTTCGCCAACTTCGTGATGGGCGGCAGCATCTTTTTGGGTCTTGTCGTGTTCTCGGTTCTTTTGATCGTTAATTTCATGGTGATCACGAAAGGGGCAGCGCGGATGGCCGAAGTGGGTGCGCGTTTTGCCCTCGATGGTATGCCTGGCAAGCAATTGGCGATCGACAGCGATATGTCCGCTGGCGCCATAGATCACACCGAAGCAAAGGAGCGGCGTGAACGCGAGCAACAGGAAACGACCTTTTTCGGCTCGCTCGACGGCGCGTCGAAATTCGTGAAGGGCGATGCCGTTGCAGGTTTGCTGATCACCCTGCTCAACCTCGTGATGGGTCTGATCATGGGCGTCGTAGTGCACGGTATGCCGATAGGGACCGCGTTCGAGACCTATGCCATCCTGACGGTCGGCGACGGACTTGTGACCCAGATTCCGGCAGTGGTGATTTCCATTGCGTCAGCCCTTCTGTTGGCCCGCGGAGGCAGCCAAGGCGCGACGGACATCGCTCTGACGGCACAGCTTGGCCGGCACCCGTCCGCCATGGCGACGGTTGCCGTTCTGATGATCCTGTTCGCGCTTGTGCCGGGTTTGCCTTTCATTCCCTTTATAATCGGCGGTCTGGCCCTTGGCGGAACCGCGCTGTGGCTGTTGCGCACGCGCGGCTTGCCGAAGGAGGCCCCGGTAGAGGTCGATCCGGAGGTAAGCCCTGCCAGCAAATCGCTGGGCGATATCCTTGACCTTGACGATATCCATGTCGAATTCGCGCCCGACCTCGTTAATATGGTCCTTGATCCGGGAACCGGCCTCGATGCACGGATCGACAACATGCGTCGCCATGTGGCCAGCTATTTTGGCCTCATCCTGCCAGAAATCCGGCTGACCGATGAACCTGCCTTGCCGCAGGGCACATATGTCCTGCGGATTCAGGGGGTCGAGCAAGCCCGTGCCGTTCTGCGCCTTGATCACGTTCTGGCGCTTGATCCCGAATCCGCGCCTGGTCTGCCTTCGGGCGAAAACGTCCGCGAGCCTGTCTACGATGCACCGGCGCGTTGGATTCCCGAGGTTGACCAGACCGATGCGGCCTTGTCCGGTGTCACCCTCGTCAATCCCGCAGAGGTGCTTGCAACGCATCTTCTGGAAGTCATCAAGCGCAATCTCGGCCGGTTGCTGACGATGAAGGCAATGCGGCGGTTGCTGGATGAAATGGTCAATCTCAGCAATCCGGCACGGGCAGAAGCCAACCGAAAGCTGCTTGATGAAATGATTCCCGACCGCGTGCCAACTGATCTATTGCACCAGGTGTTGCGCCTGCTGCTGGCAGAGCAGGTATCTATTCGCAACCTACCGCTGATCCTGGAGGCGGTGGCCGAGGGCCGCCAGGTACACGCGCATCCCGAGATGATCTGCGAACATGTGCGGCAAAGGCTGGGCTTCCAGCTTGTCGCCAACCTGCAGCGCGAGGATGGAAGTTTGCCGCTGTTGCAGCTTGCACCGGAATGGGAAGACACCTTTTCGACCTATCAGGTGGAAAGCGATCGTGGCCGCCCGGACGTGGCTCTGCCGCCGGAGCTTTTCAACGTTCTCACATCTTCGGTGGCCGATGCCGTGTCGGACGCGGGCGAACGCGGTGTCTTTCCGGCGATTGTCACTTCGACGCCGCGCCGAAGGTTCCTGCGCACGGTGCTGACGGCGAAAAGCATCTCGAACCCCGTCTTGTCCTTTGAAGAGATCGGGGCCGATGCCCGGCCGGCCCTGGTTGGCGTGGTTCCGGCATGA